The stretch of DNA GCGATCGTCTTGTGCCGGCGCGCGCCCGTCGCCGTGTCCAGCGCCGCCCGCGCGCGGGCCGCCAGGGCCGGCGCCTGCTTCTCGATCTCGCTCCAGCTCGCCATCCCGGCAGCATGCCCGCGACCACCGACACGCCCCGACGCGCACCGTCGCGCGTCCCCGCGACCTGTCCGGGCGTCCGTCAGCGCGCGGCCCGCCCCGGTCCGACCTCAGCGCCCGGCCCGCCCCGGCCCGGTTTCAGCGTCCGGCCCGCCCCGGCCGCGGAAGCGGCGCGATCGCCGTGTTCTGCAGGTGCTCGTAGACCACCGACGTGCGCACGTCGGCCACCTCGGGCCGCTCGGTCAGCCGGTCGATGACGAAGGCGTACAGGCTCTCGTTGTCCGGCACGGCCACGTGCACGATGAAGTCCTCGGTGCCCGTGGTGACGAACACGCCCAGGGTGTCCGGCAGGCGGCTCACCCAGTCCCGGAACGCCTCGATGTTGCGGCGCGACGGCGGCCGGATGCGGACGGCGATCAGCGCCTGCACGCCGCGGCCGATCGCCGCGAGGTCCACGTCGAGGGTCGCGCCACGGATCACGCCGCGCTCGCGCAGCGCACGGGTGCGGTCCAGGGCGGTGGTCGGGGCGACGCCCACCATCGCGGCGACCTCCCGGTTGGTGCGCCGTGCATCGGACTGCAGCGCGGCCAGGATCGCCGTATCAAGTTCGTCCAGGTGCGGCTGTAGCGTCACCTGGCCGAGAGTAGTACGGATCACTCGCTCGCATGGCGTACATCTGCATACGCTTCGACGCCATGAGTGCAGATGCATCGGACGAGCAGCACATCACCGTCGGCTTCCGTCCTGGGGAGATCGACACCGCCGCCCCT from Cellulomonas sp. NTE-D12 encodes:
- a CDS encoding Lrp/AsnC family transcriptional regulator translates to MTLQPHLDELDTAILAALQSDARRTNREVAAMVGVAPTTALDRTRALRERGVIRGATLDVDLAAIGRGVQALIAVRIRPPSRRNIEAFRDWVSRLPDTLGVFVTTGTEDFIVHVAVPDNESLYAFVIDRLTERPEVADVRTSVVYEHLQNTAIAPLPRPGRAGR